One Littorina saxatilis isolate snail1 linkage group LG10, US_GU_Lsax_2.0, whole genome shotgun sequence DNA window includes the following coding sequences:
- the LOC138978372 gene encoding delta-1-pyrroline-5-carboxylate dehydrogenase, mitochondrial-like, which translates to MSTLITRHASKCLRHSLSGRQMSSLKGYQAVNEPLLEYRPGSKESKELEETLKRYEGTVFDIPIVIGDEEIRTKDVKAQVRPFDHQKKVATFYYATPDLLKKAVDTSLKARRDWERRPQEERSQIFLKAADLLANKYRMDLMAATMLGQAKNIQQAEIDAAAELVDFLRFNVQFAGKVTEYQPISPDNTVTNSMIYRGVEGFWAAVCPFNFTAIGGHLPMAPALMGNVALWKPSDTAVLSNYVAFKAYREAGLPPGVINFLPADGPVFGDTLLTSPDLCGINFTGSVKTFKRLWRQVAENLDNYKVYPRIIGECGGKNMHFVHKSGDAETVINGTILSTFEYNGQKCSACSRAYIPQSMWPQVKDGLLAALKEVKTGSPLDRENLVTAVIDDKAFARIKGYLDMAKSDPALTILAGGTCDDSKGYFVQPTIIETKDPSHKMMQEEIFGPVLTVYVYPDDQFEQTAKLANETSPFALTGAIFVQEQTARMKLCETFHEAAGNFYINDKSTGSIVGQQPFGGARMSGTNDKAGGPHYLTKFISQQSVKERHIPLKTWHYPNMEK; encoded by the exons ATGTCGACGTTAATTACAAGACATGCATCCAAATGCCTCAG GCACAGCCTGTCAGGGCGTCAGATGTCTTCGCTGAAGGGTTATCAGGCAGTGAATGAACCTTTGCTTGAGTATCGCCCTGGTAGCAAGGAGAGCAAGGAGTTGGAGGAGACCCTCAAGCGCTATGAGGGAACAGTCTTTGATATCCCCATTGTCATCGGGGATGAGGAAATCAGAACAAAAGACGTCAAGGCCCAAGTTCGA CCTTTCGATCATCAGAAGAAAGTAGCCACATTTTACTACGCAACTCCA GATTTGCTGAAGAAAGCCGTGGACACAAGCCTGAAAGCACGCAGGGACTGGGAAAGGCGCCCTCAGGAAGAGCGCAGCCAGATTTTTCTGAAAGCAGCTGACCTGCTGGCCAACAAATATCGCATGGACCTTATGGCTGCCACAATGCTTGGACAG GCGAAGAACATTCAGCAAGCAGAGATAGATGCTGCAGCAGAGTTGGTGGACTTCCTTCGCTTTAATGTCCAGTTTGCTGGA AAAGTGACGGAGTACCAGCCGATCAGCCCTGACAACACTGTCACAAACTCCATGATTTACAGAGGTGTAGAG GGCTTCTGGGCAGCGGTCTGTCCTTTCAACTTCACTGCCATTGGTGGTCATCTGCCTATGGCCCCTGCATTGATG GGCAACGTTGCGCTGTGGAAACCGTCAGACACCGCTGTCCTGTCTAACTACGTGGCCTTCAAAGCCTACAGGGAAGCCGGTCTTCCTCCCGGTGTCATCAACTTCCTGCCTGCCGACGGGCCTGTCTTTGGCGACACCTTGCTTACCTCCCCTGACCTGTGTGGCATCAACTTCACAGGCAGCGTCAA AACATTCAAAAGGCTCTGGAGGCAGGTAGCAGAAAACCTGGACAATTACAAAGTGTACCCCCGTATTATTGGAG AATGTGGAGGCAAGAACATGCACTTTGTCCACAAGTCCGGTGACGCTGAAACCGTCATTAACGGCACAATCCTCTCCACTTTTGAGTACAACGGCCAGAAGTGTTCGGCCTGTTCCCGGGCCTACATCCCACAATCCATGTGGCCTCAGGTCAAGGATGGTCTGCTGGCGGCCTTGAAAGAGGTCAAGACTGGGTCGCCCTTGGACAGGGAAAACCTGGTCACTGCTGTCATCGACGACAAG GCATTCGCTCGAATCAAAGGGTACCTGGATATGGCAAAGTCGGACCCAGCTCTTACCATCTTGGCTGGAGGCACCTGTGATGATAG CAAGGGGTACTTCGTGCAACCTACGATCATTGAGACGAAAGATCCATCTCACAAAATGATGCAAGAG GAAATTTTCGGTCCTGTGCTGACCGTCTACGTTTATCCAGACGACCAGTTTGAGCAGACGGCAAAACTGGCCAATGAAACCTCACCCTTTGCCCTCACCGGCGCCATCTTCGTGCAAGAGCAGACGGCACGCATGAAACTGTGTGAAACTTTCCACGAGGCGGCTGGCAACTTCTACATCAATGACAAAAGCACTGGATCCATCGTAGGACAACAGCCTTTCGGTGGTGCGAGGATGTCCG GGACGAACGACAAGGCAGGAGGCCCCCACTACCTGACCAAGTTCATCTCGCAGCAGTCCGTCAAGGAGCGACACATACCCCTCAAAACCTGGCACTACCCCAACATGGAGAAGTGA